The Gossypium hirsutum isolate 1008001.06 chromosome D06, Gossypium_hirsutum_v2.1, whole genome shotgun sequence genome contains the following window.
AACCGTGAATGTAATTTAAAATATACTTGTTTTTCATTTAATGGAAGTTattattcttttctctttttcatgcTCTAGCTGTCACATTTGCTCTTCTACTTTGTTTCTCTTGTATTCATCAACAGCGTGTCACAGGTTGACAATGGTCATCGGTGTTTCTCAACGGGGCTAATAATCTCTCAACTTGCAATTaatggtgggtttggatgggcgactgggtgcggtgcgtttagcttactttttgtctcacgttacagtatcgctacagtatctaatctcactgtcatcgttgtttttacactaaccgtaagtaaacgcaccgcccattcaaactcaccctaagtataaatttattttttagtagaATATATTTTATTGGATTCCCACTtagcataaatttttaaaaaccattattaaataattatatgatatacagtttcattttttacatttatagATAAGCACAAAACTGGAATACTAAGCTATATTTCAACCTTAGCTGTTGTATTGGTTGGctccaaaaaaaaattgaaggtttAGAATTTCACAATTTTCAAATGGAAATGCTGTTAGGCACTCCCCTGCAAGAAACTCCAGGTTCCGAAGCTGGCACCAGTAGTTGATAAGGTGAAACCCCAGCCCCACATCGATTTCTAAGCTTTGTATCGCTATTTCTCTTCTCAATCTCCTTCTCAATAGCCTTCATCTCCATCGAAAACCTGTAAAATGCTTCAATGATCTCTGGGGACCCTCTCCACGTTGAAAGCTCCTTCCGATCCCCTAAATACTCTTCATCTTCTGAATGTGTGGATAAAATTTCGAGTATTGACATCAAGAATGCCATCTCTCGTAAACTCGGCAACGATGACAAGAAATACCCTTCGGGATCAGAAATGAAACTTTGGTACTCTGGGTCATCCTCGTTCGGGATCAGCCGCCGCATGTATGAGGGGCGTACGGGGACATATCCGCCATAATGGTACTGTCCGAAGTTTAGAGCGGCATGTTTTGCCGATGAAATCCAGATGAGAGTTGTTAGAATCGAGACGAGATCCTTCGGTGTTGAGAGGTTGGGCCACCAGCTTTCATGGCGGAGATCGGCGTGGCCTACGTTAATGGACTCATAATACCAAGTGTTGAGTTCCGGGTCAGATTGGATACTATTTGAATCAGGATAGTAATAGTTGACGTAGTCCTTAACCAGTCTCTCAATGGCTGACCATATAAGTAACCCATCGTTGGCATATGGGTAGTCTTCTATAAGCAATTTTATGCCATGCGGCTCAGTTGGGTCCAGTTCTGCAACCCCTCTGTATTACAAAAGCAAAATTCAGCTCTCGTTcatatttatcttatatataataatagcaaAGTAATCCCTATATGTATGCACCTTCGAATAAGATCTGCAGGAAGGGATTCCATGTCGAAGCGCCAGTTTTTGTAAGCAAAAGAAGTAATCTCCATGGAACACTCTTTAGTTGAAAAGAGGGACTCAATTATTCCACCGGCGCTAACGAGGAGCTCACGAGCCCTAGCATTTATGTCCATTGTATATCGCATGTGAGGATGAAGAAGCTTGAGAATCGGATGCATTGCACTTAAATGTCGGCGTGCAGCTATGATAAATGGTTCCATGCATGCATGAGTTCGCAACCAGTGTTGAATCAATTCATGAGCTCCAGAATCATTGGAGCAAACATGGGCCTTAGCTAATTGCCATTGCCAGCACGTAGTGGCATCAACGGGAGGCGTAATCACTTGTTTCGAAGGCTTAAAAGGGTTGGTAGACGGTAGGCTAAGTTCAATCGCTATTGGCTTCAAAGTTCCCATTTGAGTCAACAAGAAAATCGTTCGAGTTGCATAAGCTTTTCGATCGGGGTGAGCATTTATACTGTTGAGAAATGGAAGGAAAGCATCATGATAATCCAATGTAAACAGCTTTTTCCTTTCAATTgcctgaaaaaagaaaaaaaaaacatactcatcaattaataaaatgtaagagcatatttttatatatggaactgctataattatttttaaatttgaaatccaaGTGCCGTAACAAGCAAGGTACAACGATGTTGAATTGATAGGGACCTGTTAATGTTGTGATGTTGGTTTCGTCACAAATACATGTTAAAAATTGATTCATGTACATGAAAGAACAAATGTATTTATTTGGTTTTTCTTCAGTCACGTTTAATTTTTAATcatagaaataaatgaaaattttaatagaaaatataaatttactctTTTAATATAATGCCTAGAAACTAATTTATTagttttttgagaaaaaaaataaaatgtaaattaactACTATTACAATGACCTATATGATATTTCGTACGTAGTGATAGTAAAGTTGCTATCAACGTAGGCCAACTCGCAAAATCAAACAAGACTGTCAATGTCGTTGCTTTTTCTCTTACCTTTTGTACGGACATGCCATCAAGATGAGAGATAAGATGTTCTTCTCTCAAAGCTGACTGAGTTGGACCATAAATGGAGGGATCCAATTTGCTTACAGGTGGAAATACCTGATCATATACATGCACCAAAACAACCCCAAATTAACTCACTGAGTTGAATTTCCCAAAGTTttcagtgtatatatatatgtatatgtaaataCCTTGAGCCTTTCAATGCTTATGGGATTCATGCCGGCGAGTGTGAATCGACCAAATTCATCGTCTCGTAAACAACACGAAGCATCCCCTGCAATGTTTTTTCTCGTAAattacattaattttaatttcaatatatatttatatatttctgaATTTAAAGGAAAAGAACTTACTGGAGACGATATTTGGAGGGTCGAATTTGAAAGCATCGGCCGTGGATTCAACTGGGAAATTCGAATGGTTTCGAGATTCTTTGTAGAGATTATTGATATCGGCAAAGGAATTGACTGAGTCACTATCAGTTGAATGTTTAAAGAAAGGGAAAAGATTATTCATCATCCCTTTCCAGCTTCCGGCATCCACTGATCGTTTTTTCTCTCCACCGAATGCTTCGTCTCTCGGTACGTACATCGGTGTCGTTTCGTTTACCGGAGACTCAGACTTGGGATCTGCGTCGTTTCCATCAAAGTTAATTAGCGTCCAACGTTCGTACAATAATGAAGAGCATCTTTAAATATAGCTTTACCTGATTTTGTGGAAGGACGACCAGTACGGCATCGTCTTGGATAAGGTCGACGTTGACCACCCAAAACCGGCCTTGCAAATTCAGGTCCTTTATCTGGATTTCCCAAATCATTATAAACATCATAATCATAGATTCTATCAGATAAAACCCTAACACCCTCTCCATTCCCTCTCAATTCCCTTAGTTCtttctctctcaactctctcagTCCCATTGGCGTTTCATTTGGCAAATATGCTTTATTGGTGAAGAAGATTCTTTTCTCCGGGTGAAGCTTCTCCGGTTGAACCCAAGATTGGCAGTCGAAATGAAGGAAGCCTTCGAGGGTGATGCTTTTCAAATACAACTCCTTTGAGTTCTTGTTGGTGACGAGGATAGCTCCGGGGACCCCAAAGCTCCCGTCGACGAGGAACTGAACCTCGTGAGTGACGAATTTATCGGCGTTTATGGGCAGATCTCTGGACCAATCTAATATGGCTTCTTTGCTGACCTTCGCCTTCCCCGTCCCTTCATTTATTTCAAGACATATTAGCAATTTTGCTTTTAAcgtacaaaatattataaattatggaaaaagttaaattgtaatattcaaaaacttgtaatttagtccctatatttgtttttgttaaattcaattctataggtagagggactaaattcttaaaaataaaaatttagggactaaattctaaattttagaaACGTACTGGGACTTAGGTTGTAACCAAAAAAGTCACAATCATTAATCGCCATGaccaatggcatttcatgaataGAATGCTTACTTGGGTCAATATCAGAGCTAACAAGCTGTAGAAACACTCCTCTCTGAGCATCAATGGTGGTTTTAGAAGAATCCCACCAATTAAACATCAACTCCTTCATTTGTTCCATCGCATCGTATTCCACCGTTACCTGACCGGAGACAGTGAATTGCACCGGAGTTTCGGGGATAACCTTGACGGaatcaagctcaatgagcttcgcCACAATTTGAACCGCCGTTAAAGCCGCTGTCGCGGCCACCGGCTTCCTCACTTCCACTGTTCTTGTCTTCCTTGAATTCAACAACGAGGTTGAATTGCAAAGAAATTCATTAGAAAACAAAGATTTCGGACCCGAAATTTCAATCTTAGTTCCCGCCATTGATGATAAAGCAATTCAAGTTCAAAAGCTAAAGAATATTTTCAGT
Protein-coding sequences here:
- the LOC107960209 gene encoding lipoxygenase 3, chloroplastic; amino-acid sequence: MAGTKIEISGPKSLFSNEFLCNSTSLLNSRKTRTVEVRKPVAATAALTAVQIVAKLIELDSVKVIPETPVQFTVSGQVTVEYDAMEQMKELMFNWWDSSKTTIDAQRGVFLQLVSSDIDPRTGKAKVSKEAILDWSRDLPINADKFVTHEVQFLVDGSFGVPGAILVTNKNSKELYLKSITLEGFLHFDCQSWVQPEKLHPEKRIFFTNKAYLPNETPMGLRELREKELRELRGNGEGVRVLSDRIYDYDVYNDLGNPDKGPEFARPVLGGQRRPYPRRCRTGRPSTKSDPKSESPVNETTPMYVPRDEAFGGEKKRSVDAGSWKGMMNNLFPFFKHSTDSDSVNSFADINNLYKESRNHSNFPVESTADAFKFDPPNIVSRDASCCLRDDEFGRFTLAGMNPISIERLKVFPPVSKLDPSIYGPTQSALREEHLISHLDGMSVQKAIERKKLFTLDYHDAFLPFLNSINAHPDRKAYATRTIFLLTQMGTLKPIAIELSLPSTNPFKPSKQVITPPVDATTCWQWQLAKAHVCSNDSGAHELIQHWLRTHACMEPFIIAARRHLSAMHPILKLLHPHMRYTMDINARARELLVSAGGIIESLFSTKECSMEITSFAYKNWRFDMESLPADLIRRGVAELDPTEPHGIKLLIEDYPYANDGLLIWSAIERLVKDYVNYYYPDSNSIQSDPELNTWYYESINVGHADLRHESWWPNLSTPKDLVSILTTLIWISSAKHAALNFGQYHYGGYVPVRPSYMRRLIPNEDDPEYQSFISDPEGYFLSSLPSLREMAFLMSILEILSTHSEDEEYLGDRKELSTWRGSPEIIEAFYRFSMEMKAIEKEIEKRNSDTKLRNRCGAGVSPYQLLVPASEPGVSCRGVPNSISI